A window from Solanum stenotomum isolate F172 chromosome 7, ASM1918654v1, whole genome shotgun sequence encodes these proteins:
- the LOC125871953 gene encoding S-protein homolog 5-like: MALPFIKIFFLLLLITHDLDLSLAKKCTFFTPKYEIHVINKLPINTPQLKVHCASKDDEIANKYVAINEDLHWSFCESISLSTLYFCNFWWGPKNASITVFDDVIFCIHHGLYENFLHYCKWEVRQDGFYLEMYNTTAGNNTYFMDHDGDWS, encoded by the coding sequence ATGGCTCTTCCCTTTATCAAAATCTTTTTCTTGTTGTTACTGATCACTCATGATCTTGACCTTTCACTAGCGAAAAAATGTACATTCTTTACACCAAAGTACGAAATACATGTTATCAACAAACTTCCTATCAATACCCCACAATTAAAAGTTCATTGCGCGTCAAAGGATGATGAAATTGCAAACAAGTATGTTGCCATAAATGAAGACTTACATTGGTCGTTTTGCGAGTCAATTAGCCTTAGTACTTTGTAtttttgtaacttttggtgGGGTCCAAAGAATGCTTCTATTACTGTGTTTGATGACGTCATCTTCTGTATCCACCATGGACTATATGAAAATTTTCTACACTATTGTAAATGGGAAGTGAGACAAGATGGTTTTTATTTGGAGATGTATAATACTACTGCTGGgaataatacatattttatggATCATGATGGTGATTGGTCTTAG